The Aedes aegypti strain LVP_AGWG chromosome 1, AaegL5.0 Primary Assembly, whole genome shotgun sequence sequence ACTTGCCGCCTCTCTTTACTAATGACTCTTCTTCTTTTCCCCTTTCCCAATCGCAGGTCGACAACTCTTCCCTGACCGGAGAGTCGGAGCCGCAGTCCCGTGGACCGGATTTCACCCATGAGAACCCCCTGGAAACCAAGAATCTGGCCTTCTTCTCGACCAATGCCGTCGAAGGTACCGCCAAGGGTGTCGTCATCAGCTGCGGTGATCACACCGTGATGGGTCGTATCGCTGGTCTCGCTTCCGGTCTGGACACCGGTGAAACTCCGATCGCCAAGGAAATCCACCATTTCATCCATCTGATTACCGGCGTGGCTGTGTTCCTCGGTGTGACCTTCTTCGTGATTGCCTTCATCCTCGGCTACCACTGGCTGGACGCCGTTATCTTCCTGATCGGTATCATTGTCGCCAACGTGCCGGAAGGTCTGCTCGCCACCGTTACCGTCTGTTTGACCCTGACTGCCAAGCGTATGGCCTCGAAGAACTGTTTGGTCAAGAATTTGGAAGCCGTCGAAACCCTCGGATCGACCTCGACCATCTGCTCGGATAAGACCGGTACACTGACCCAGAACCGTATGACTGTCGCCCACATGTGGTTCGACAACCAGATCATCGAAGCCGACACCACTGAGGATCAGAGCGGTGTTCAGTACGACCGTACCAGCCCTGGATTCAAGGCCCTGTCCCGCATCGCTACCCTGTGCAACCGTGCCGAATTCAAGGGAGGTCAAGAAGGTGTCCCAATTCTGAAGAAGGAAGTCAGTGGTGATGCTTCGGAAGCTGCTTTGCTCAAATGTATGGAACTGGCTCTCGGTGATGTCCTGAGCATCCGCAAGCGCAACAAGAAGGTCTGCGAAATTCCATTCAACTCCACCAACAAGTACCAGGTTTCCATCCACGAAACTGAAGATCCCAGCGACCCACGTTATCTGCTGGTCATGAAGGGTGCCCCCGAACGTATTCTGGAACGCTGCTCGACCATCTTCATCAACGGCAAGGAGAAGCTGATGGACGAAGAGATGAAGGAAGCCTTCAACAATGCCTACCTGGAGCTCGGAGGTCTCGGTGAACGTGTGCTCGGATTCTGCGACTTCATGCTGCCATCGGACAAATTCCCCGCTGGATTCAAGTTCAACTCGGATGAAGTGAACTTCCCGTGCGAGAGCCTGCGCTTCGTCGGCCTCATGTCCATGATTGACCCTCCCCGCGCGGCTGTACCCGATGCCGTCGCCAAGTGCCGCTCCGCCGGTATTAAAGTTATCATGGTTACCGGTGATCACCCGATCACTGCCAAGGCCATTGCCAAGTCTGTTGGTATCATCTCGGAGGGCAACGAAACCGTCGAAGACATCGCCCAGCGTCTGAACATTCCGGTTTCGGAGGTTAATCCTCGTGAGGCTAAGGCCGCCGTTGTGCACGGTTCGGAACTGCGCGACCTGTCCACCGATCAGATCGACGAAATTCTGCGCTACCACACGGAGATCGTGTTCGCTCGTACCTCGCCGCAGCAGAAGCTGATCATCGTGGAGGGTTGCCAGCGGATGGGAGCCATCGTGGCCGTCACCGGTGACGGTGTCAACGATTCGCCTGCCCTGAAGAAGGCTGACATTGGTGTTGCCATGGGTATCGCCGGGTCCGATGTGTCCAAGCAGGTGAGTTTCGGGTGTTGTGGGATGCCTGTGTGACTAACAGGATCATGTTCCCGATTTCCATGTGAGGTTCTGTGGCGGTTCGATCCGGATGTTTTCCCTGTGCCCGAATACAGCCATCGGAGTGTGTTAATTGGCAGAACCGATTGGGCTCAAATCCTGGGCGAAAAGTCAGAGCGATAGTGGCTGATAGATTCGTGGAATTCCTCTTAAACTGTCTTCAATAGTTTCTCCAAGTATCCGACAATCTTTTCATGGGCATTTTTCTATGATCTATTGACTTCTAGCTTGTGACAAAAGCATCTCTTgcaaaagctggaaagcctctccagaagctgagaagctgctCTTTCAGCAGCTGGAAAACTATTCTGctagaagctggagagcttctctttcagaagccgGAAAGCGTCTCTTCCAGAAGcgggaaagcttcttttccaaaaacttctcgtccagaagctggaaagcttttcttctacaagctggaaagcttctcttctccACCAGAAGCTGAAcagtttctcttccagaagctggcaaGGTTCTCCTCCAGAAGCTAGAGAGCTATTCTTCCAGaacctggaaagcttctcctccagaagctggaaagcttcttttccagaagcggAGATCAttacttccagaagctgaaaaacttttccagagGATAGAAagtttcttttccagaagctggagaattTCTCTTCCATAATTTGCAGAGCtactctttcagaagctgtgaagcttctcttccagcagctggaaagcttctcttgaaGAACCTTCTCTCCCTgaagctagaaagcttttcttccacaagctggaaagcttctcttctccACCAGAAGCTCAACAGTTTCTCTTCCAGTAGCTGGCAAGGTTCtcctctagaagctggaaagctcctcctccagaagcttgaaaacttctcttttagaacctggatttttttttaagaagctggaaagcttctccttcagaagctggaaagcttctccttcagaagctggaaagttttctttccagaagctggaaaacttctgttCCAAAAGctaaaaagcttctcctcaagAAGCTGGATAGCTTTTTCagaaagtttctcttccagaagctggaaatcctCTCATCCAGAATCCGGAAAACTTTTTATCAggaagttggaaagcttctctttcagttACTGGAAATCTTCTCCTACAGAAGCTAGAGATCTCTTCCATAAGCtggaaacctttttttttttccaaaagctggaaagcttctcttccagaagctggagatcATCACTTCCAGATTCTATTCCAGCAgctgaagagcttctcttccagaacctgaaaaacttctcttccagaagcttgagagCTTCCCTTTCAGAAtctggaaagctttttttttagaaGCTGAAGAACATCTCTTCCAGTAGCTAGGGAGTTTCTTTTCCAGAACCTGGAGAATTTCTCTTCCAGAACTTGCAGAGctactcttccagaagctgtgaAGCTTCTGTTCCAGAAGCTGTGAAGCTTTTCTTTCAGAatctggagagcttctctttcagaagctggtcAGCTTCTCATCTAGAAGCTGGAGGGCTTCTATTCCAGATGCTTGAGAGCTTCTCATCCGGAAGATCGagaacttctcttccagaagctggagagcttctttCCCAGAAGTTGAAGtgcttctcttccaaaagctggagagcttctttcccagaagctgtaaagcttctcttctagaagcttgaagcttctcttccagaaattagagaagttctcttccagaagctggagagcgcTTCTCCAGAatctggagagcttctcttccagaagttggagagtttctcttccaaaagcgaaaaagcttctcttccagaagttggaGAGTTTCTCTTCCAAAAGCGGAAAAGCTTCTCGTCTacaagctggaaagcttctcatccagaagctggaaaagttctCTTCCCCAAGCTTGAAAGTTTATTTTCCAGATGCTGGAGAGCTGCTGCTCATCAAACGCTGGTGAGCTTCTCTCTTAAAAGCTGGGTGGCATTTCTTCAAATGCTGGAGAGCTTTAGCGAAAGTTTTAGAGTTTCTCTTTCAGATGCTCAGAAGCTTTAGTTGACGATAAAATTGATGATCAATTCTAACATTGAGCTGTTTAACAGCTTATCgggtataggcctattcacatgacgtctcaaatcagctgatcgggaagcactttgacaggcCCGTGTTTGCACCGgttctccaccgatgtaaacaaatgcatagacggatctgtcacatgaaaaggcctatccaGATTGTGACAATTGACAGTTAATCGATAAGATTGAACGATCGATCTCAATGATTAACCGTCAAACGCCTCATCCAGATGTCAGATTTTGGAGATCTAGATCATCATTTATTTCTGGAGTCCGACTTGTGTCCAAAAATCACTGGAAGAGTTCTCAAACCAAGCCATTTCTCATTCGCAACCcaccaaaatttattgaaaatgaaaaacaaactgAACCAACCGAATCGTTCCGTATTCGGGTAATTCACGAACATGGGCAGTTCCGAACGTCCGAGATGGCGCCACAGAACCAATCCTAACCCCAGTATTTCCCTCTAACACGCCCCCGAATCCCTTCCCACGCTTTCAACTGTTGTCAGCACCTTGAACAAATACGCACCACATTGACACCAAAAAACGATCATATCATCACTTTTGATCTCTAACTACCGTTACTGCAAATATAGGTACACTCTTAATAGGACCACTGGTCGCAACCCAAGTCTTTCTGTCTCTTTCTATCACATACACGACAACCCGGGTCCGAGGATCTACGAATACTAACAAACTCCCATCTAACTGTTGTCTTTATAATAAATGTCATCAGGACGGACGTCGGTTGTTCCTTGCAAGTCCAAGGCACAACCGCCAACAGTCCGTCCCCTCTCCATGAACAACCTTCCGACTAATCTCCCGATCTTCTCCCGCCTCTAGGCCGCTGACATGATCCTGCTCGATGACAACTTCGCTTCGATCGTTACCGGAGTCGAGGAGGGCCGTCTCATTTTCGACAACCTGAAGAAGTCGATCGCGTACACGCTGACATCCAACATTCCGGAGATCTCGCCCTTCTTGGCGTTCATCCTGTGCGACATTCCGCTCCCGCTCGGAACCGTCACCATTCTGTGCATCGATCTGGGAACTGACATGGTAAGTCCAGCGCGAGCCGCAATCCCTTGAGTTTCGATCTCTCTCTCTGTCCAGATATCTATTGTTCCACCGCGCACGCGTGCGCGGAAACCACTCGCCAGGTTTTCTGTCGTCCCTTCAAATCGGTTCACTGCGAATGACCTGAGTTACTCGAACTGAGTGAGTGACCCTCCAAATGGGGGAACTCATCCGAGTCAGACTTCGTTCTCATACAGCGCAGCCACCGCTGCGTCAGCTATTGACTCCCATGATCTCGATAGCCGAACGGTACACTAACCTGGAAACTCTCTTTCTCCCCCATCAAACGCGATACTTGAAACTTGGGTATTTGTCCGTGCGGACCCGTCCCTTCTCCCTGGGATCCGTACGATTGTCGTTAGGTTCCGGCCATTTCCCTCGCGTACGAAGAGTCCGAATCGGACATCATGAAGCGTCGGCCACGTGACCCCTACAAGGACAAGCTGGTCAACGAGAGGTACCGTTCCCAACACTGCGCACACGAGACTCAGTCGTCACTGGCCAGTCGCTCGCTCGTTCTCTCTTTCTCTTGTTTGTCTCTCTCTTATATATCCTCTATTGTTTTTCTCGTATTTAATCGTTATTTTTTCCATCATGTTTCCTTTTTATAAAACAGTGTAGCGCGTAGCTTGATAAATTCGATCGCTAGAAAGTAATTTAATGGCATTCAAATGCCaggcattgaaattttcaacgAAATTTGCTCTCGCGGCTCTCACTCTCGCCGATTGGCGTGATCTCTTCCACTCGCTAGAGCGAAGAGTGCCGAACAAAAGTTGATCGCTTGTCGTAGAAACCTTTCGTTTACCTTTTCCCTTTCATTCGCTCTTTATCTCTCTCTCGATCAGTAGCACATTCAAGTTTTCACTTAGTATTAAATGTTCTGAAACTAttcagaaatttgttgaaatgaaAAAGGAGCTCAGGTACGTCCGCGATCAATCCCATCCCTTAGTTTTAAGTTGTAGCGCAGTTTCCAAACATATCGTCCTAATTTCTCACCTATTTTCACC is a genomic window containing:
- the LOC5575790 gene encoding sodium/potassium-transporting ATPase subunit alpha isoform X5 — its product is MSSETGRTDSYRVATVAPLKDDNRTADGQFKSRRKMPPKKKGDNLDDLKQELDIDYHKITPEELYQRLQTHPENGLSHAKAKENLERDGPNALTPPKQTPEWVKFCKNLFGGFALLLWIGAILCFIAYSILASTVEEPADDNLYLGIVLTAVVIVTGIFSYYQESKSSKIMESFKNMVPQFATVLREGEKLTLRAEDLVIGDVVEVKFGDRLPADIRIIEARNFKVDNSSLTGESEPQSRGPDFTHENPLETKNLAFFSTNAVEGTAKGVVISCGDHTVMGRIAGLASGLDTGETPIAKEIHHFIHLITGVAVFLGVTFFVIAFILGYHWLDAVIFLIGIIVANVPEGLLATVTVCLTLTAKRMASKNCLVKNLEAVETLGSTSTICSDKTGTLTQNRMTVAHMWFDNQIIEADTTEDQSGVQYDRTSPGFKALSRIATLCNRAEFKGGQEGVPILKKEVSGDASEAALLKCMELALGDVLSIRKRNKKVCEIPFNSTNKYQVSIHETEDPSDPRYLLVMKGAPERILERCSTIFINGKEKLMDEEMKEAFNNAYLELGGLGERVLGFCDFMLPSDKFPAGFKFNSDEVNFPCESLRFVGLMSMIDPPRAAVPDAVAKCRSAGIKVIMVTGDHPITAKAIAKSVGIISEGNETVEDIAQRLNIPVSEVNPREAKAAVVHGSELRDLSTDQIDEILRYHTEIVFARTSPQQKLIIVEGCQRMGAIVAVTGDGVNDSPALKKADIGVAMGIAGSDVSKQAADMILLDDNFASIVTGVEEGRLIFDNLKKSIAYTLTSNIPEISPFLAFILCDIPLPLGTVTILCIDLGTDMVPAISLAYEEAESDIMKRQPRNPFTDKLVNERLISMAYGQIGMIQAAAGFFVYFVIMAENGFLPLHLFGLRKGWDSKAVNDLTDSYGQEWTYRDRKTLEFTCHTAFFVSIVVVQWADLIICKTRRNSIFHQGMRNWALNFGLVFETILAAILSYTPGMDKGLRMFPLKFVWWLPALPFSLSIFVYDEIRRFYLRRNPGGWLEQETYY
- the LOC5575790 gene encoding sodium/potassium-transporting ATPase subunit alpha isoform X4, with translation MSSETGRTDSYRVATVAPLKDDNRTADGQFKSRRKMPPKKKGDNLDDLKQELDIDYHKITPEELYQRLQTHPENGLSHAKAKENLERDGPNALTPPKQTPEWVKFCKNLFGGFALLLWIGAILCFIAYSILASTVEEPADDNLYLGIVLTAVVIVTGIFSYYQESKSSKIMESFKNMVPQFATVLREGEKLTLRAEDLVIGDVVEVKFGDRLPADIRIIEARNFKVDNSSLTGESEPQSRGPDFTHENPLETKNLAFFSTNAVEGTAKGVVISCGDHTVMGRIAGLASGLDTGETPIAKEIHHFIHLITGVAVFLGVTFFVIAFILGYHWLDAVIFLIGIIVANVPEGLLATVTVCLTLTAKRMASKNCLVKNLEAVETLGSTSTICSDKTGTLTQNRMTVAHMWFDNQIIEADTTEDQSGVQYDRTSPGFKALSRIATLCNRAEFKGGQEGVPILKKEVSGDASEAALLKCMELALGDVLSIRKRNKKVCEIPFNSTNKYQVSIHETEDPSDPRYLLVMKGAPERILERCSTIFINGKEKLMDEEMKEAFNNAYLELGGLGERVLGFCDFMLPSDKFPAGFKFNSDEVNFPCESLRFVGLMSMIDPPRAAVPDAVAKCRSAGIKVIMVTGDHPITAKAIAKSVGIISEGNETVEDIAQRLNIPVSEVNPREAKAAVVHGSELRDLSTDQIDEILRYHTEIVFARTSPQQKLIIVEGCQRMGAIVAVTGDGVNDSPALKKADIGVAMGIAGSDVSKQAADMILLDDNFASIVTGVEEGRLIFDNLKKSIAYTLTSNIPEISPFLAFILCDIPLPLGTVTILCIDLGTDMVPAISLAYEAAESDIMKRRPRDPYRDNLVNRRLISMAYGQIGMIQAAAGFFVYFVIMAENGFLPLHLFGLRKGWDSKAVNDLTDSYGQEWTYRDRKTLEFTCHTAFFVSIVVVQWADLIICKTRRNSIFHQGMRNWALNFGLVFETILAAILSYTPGMDKGLRMFPLKFVWWLPALPFSLSIFVYDEIRRFYLRRNPGGWLEQETYY
- the LOC5575790 gene encoding sodium/potassium-transporting ATPase subunit alpha isoform X7; the encoded protein is MPPKKKGDNLDDLKQELDIDYHKITPEELYQRLQTHPENGLSHAKAKENLERDGPNALTPPKQTPEWVKFCKNLFGGFALLLWIGAILCFIAYSILASTVEEPADDNLYLGIVLTAVVIVTGIFSYYQESKSSKIMESFKNMVPQFATVLREGEKLTLRAEDLVIGDVVEVKFGDRLPADIRIIEARNFKVDNSSLTGESEPQSRGPDFTHENPLETKNLAFFSTNAVEGTAKGVVISCGDHTVMGRIAGLASGLDTGETPIAKEIHHFIHLITGVAVFLGVTFFVIAFILGYHWLDAVIFLIGIIVANVPEGLLATVTVCLTLTAKRMASKNCLVKNLEAVETLGSTSTICSDKTGTLTQNRMTVAHMWFDNQIIEADTTEDQSGVQYDRTSPGFKALSRIATLCNRAEFKGGQEGVPILKKEVSGDASEAALLKCMELALGDVLSIRKRNKKVCEIPFNSTNKYQVSIHETEDPSDPRYLLVMKGAPERILERCSTIFINGKEKLMDEEMKEAFNNAYLELGGLGERVLGFCDFMLPSDKFPAGFKFNSDEVNFPCESLRFVGLMSMIDPPRAAVPDAVAKCRSAGIKVIMVTGDHPITAKAIAKSVGIISEGNETVEDIAQRLNIPVSEVNPREAKAAVVHGSELRDLSTDQIDEILRYHTEIVFARTSPQQKLIIVEGCQRMGAIVAVTGDGVNDSPALKKADIGVAMGIAGSDVSKQAADMILLDDNFASIVTGVEEGRLIFDNLKKSIAYTLTSNIPEISPFLAFILCDIPLPLGTVTILCIDLGTDMVPAISLAYEAAESDIMKRRPRDPYRDNLVNRRLISMAYGQIGMIQAAAGFFVYFVIMAENGFLPLHLFGLRKGWDSKAVNDLTDSYGQEWTYRDRKTLEFTCHTAFFVSIVVVQWADLIICKTRRNSIFHQGMRNWALNFGLVFETILAAILSYTPGMDKGLRMFPLKFVWWLPALPFSLSIFVYDEIRRFYLRRNPGGWLEQETYY
- the LOC5575790 gene encoding sodium/potassium-transporting ATPase subunit alpha isoform X2 — encoded protein: MARSIDEETGRTDSYRVATVAPLKDDNRTADGQFKSRRKMPPKKKGDNLDDLKQELDIDYHKITPEELYQRLQTHPENGLSHAKAKENLERDGPNALTPPKQTPEWVKFCKNLFGGFALLLWIGAILCFIAYSILASTVEEPADDNLYLGIVLTAVVIVTGIFSYYQESKSSKIMESFKNMVPQFATVLREGEKLTLRAEDLVIGDVVEVKFGDRLPADIRIIEARNFKVDNSSLTGESEPQSRGPDFTHENPLETKNLAFFSTNAVEGTAKGVVISCGDHTVMGRIAGLASGLDTGETPIAKEIHHFIHLITGVAVFLGVTFFVIAFILGYHWLDAVIFLIGIIVANVPEGLLATVTVCLTLTAKRMASKNCLVKNLEAVETLGSTSTICSDKTGTLTQNRMTVAHMWFDNQIIEADTTEDQSGVQYDRTSPGFKALSRIATLCNRAEFKGGQEGVPILKKEVSGDASEAALLKCMELALGDVLSIRKRNKKVCEIPFNSTNKYQVSIHETEDPSDPRYLLVMKGAPERILERCSTIFINGKEKLMDEEMKEAFNNAYLELGGLGERVLGFCDFMLPSDKFPAGFKFNSDEVNFPCESLRFVGLMSMIDPPRAAVPDAVAKCRSAGIKVIMVTGDHPITAKAIAKSVGIISEGNETVEDIAQRLNIPVSEVNPREAKAAVVHGSELRDLSTDQIDEILRYHTEIVFARTSPQQKLIIVEGCQRMGAIVAVTGDGVNDSPALKKADIGVAMGIAGSDVSKQAADMILLDDNFASIVTGVEEGRLIFDNLKKSIAYTLTSNIPEISPFLAFILCDIPLPLGTVTILCIDLGTDMVPAISLAYEEAESDIMKRQPRNPFTDKLVNERLISMAYGQIGMIQAAAGFFVYFVIMAENGFLPLHLFGLRKGWDSKAVNDLTDSYGQEWTYRDRKTLEFTCHTAFFVSIVVVQWADLIICKTRRNSIFHQGMRNWALNFGLVFETILAAILSYTPGMDKGLRMFPLKFVWWLPALPFSLSIFVYDEIRRFYLRRNPGGWLEQETYY
- the LOC5575790 gene encoding sodium/potassium-transporting ATPase subunit alpha isoform X3, which produces MARSIDEETGRTDSYRVATVAPLKDDNRTADGQFKSRRKMPPKKKGDNLDDLKQELDIDYHKITPEELYQRLQTHPENGLSHAKAKENLERDGPNALTPPKQTPEWVKFCKNLFGGFALLLWIGAILCFIAYSILASTVEEPADDNLYLGIVLTAVVIVTGIFSYYQESKSSKIMESFKNMVPQFATVLREGEKLTLRAEDLVIGDVVEVKFGDRLPADIRIIEARNFKVDNSSLTGESEPQSRGPDFTHENPLETKNLAFFSTNAVEGTAKGVVISCGDHTVMGRIAGLASGLDTGETPIAKEIHHFIHLITGVAVFLGVTFFVIAFILGYHWLDAVIFLIGIIVANVPEGLLATVTVCLTLTAKRMASKNCLVKNLEAVETLGSTSTICSDKTGTLTQNRMTVAHMWFDNQIIEADTTEDQSGVQYDRTSPGFKALSRIATLCNRAEFKGGQEGVPILKKEVSGDASEAALLKCMELALGDVLSIRKRNKKVCEIPFNSTNKYQVSIHETEDPSDPRYLLVMKGAPERILERCSTIFINGKEKLMDEEMKEAFNNAYLELGGLGERVLGFCDFMLPSDKFPAGFKFNSDEVNFPCESLRFVGLMSMIDPPRAAVPDAVAKCRSAGIKVIMVTGDHPITAKAIAKSVGIISEGNETVEDIAQRLNIPVSEVNPREAKAAVVHGSELRDLSTDQIDEILRYHTEIVFARTSPQQKLIIVEGCQRMGAIVAVTGDGVNDSPALKKADIGVAMGIAGSDVSKQAADMILLDDNFASIVTGVEEGRLIFDNLKKSIAYTLTSNIPEISPFLAFILCDIPLPLGTVTILCIDLGTDMVPAISLAYEHAESDIMKRPPRDPFNDKLVNERLISMAYGQIGMIQAAAGFFVYFVIMAENGFLPLHLFGLRKGWDSKAVNDLTDSYGQEWTYRDRKTLEFTCHTAFFVSIVVVQWADLIICKTRRNSIFHQGMRNWALNFGLVFETILAAILSYTPGMDKGLRMFPLKFVWWLPALPFSLSIFVYDEIRRFYLRRNPGGWLEQETYY
- the LOC5575790 gene encoding sodium/potassium-transporting ATPase subunit alpha isoform X1, producing the protein MARSIDEETGRTDSYRVATVAPLKDDNRTADGQFKSRRKMPPKKKGDNLDDLKQELDIDYHKITPEELYQRLQTHPENGLSHAKAKENLERDGPNALTPPKQTPEWVKFCKNLFGGFALLLWIGAILCFIAYSILASTVEEPADDNLYLGIVLTAVVIVTGIFSYYQESKSSKIMESFKNMVPQFATVLREGEKLTLRAEDLVIGDVVEVKFGDRLPADIRIIEARNFKVDNSSLTGESEPQSRGPDFTHENPLETKNLAFFSTNAVEGTAKGVVISCGDHTVMGRIAGLASGLDTGETPIAKEIHHFIHLITGVAVFLGVTFFVIAFILGYHWLDAVIFLIGIIVANVPEGLLATVTVCLTLTAKRMASKNCLVKNLEAVETLGSTSTICSDKTGTLTQNRMTVAHMWFDNQIIEADTTEDQSGVQYDRTSPGFKALSRIATLCNRAEFKGGQEGVPILKKEVSGDASEAALLKCMELALGDVLSIRKRNKKVCEIPFNSTNKYQVSIHETEDPSDPRYLLVMKGAPERILERCSTIFINGKEKLMDEEMKEAFNNAYLELGGLGERVLGFCDFMLPSDKFPAGFKFNSDEVNFPCESLRFVGLMSMIDPPRAAVPDAVAKCRSAGIKVIMVTGDHPITAKAIAKSVGIISEGNETVEDIAQRLNIPVSEVNPREAKAAVVHGSELRDLSTDQIDEILRYHTEIVFARTSPQQKLIIVEGCQRMGAIVAVTGDGVNDSPALKKADIGVAMGIAGSDVSKQAADMILLDDNFASIVTGVEEGRLIFDNLKKSIAYTLTSNIPEISPFLAFILCDIPLPLGTVTILCIDLGTDMVPAISLAYEAAESDIMKRRPRDPYRDNLVNRRLISMAYGQIGMIQAAAGFFVYFVIMAENGFLPLHLFGLRKGWDSKAVNDLTDSYGQEWTYRDRKTLEFTCHTAFFVSIVVVQWADLIICKTRRNSIFHQGMRNWALNFGLVFETILAAILSYTPGMDKGLRMFPLKFVWWLPALPFSLSIFVYDEIRRFYLRRNPGGWLEQETYY
- the LOC5575790 gene encoding sodium/potassium-transporting ATPase subunit alpha isoform X6, with product MSSETGRTDSYRVATVAPLKDDNRTADGQFKSRRKMPPKKKGDNLDDLKQELDIDYHKITPEELYQRLQTHPENGLSHAKAKENLERDGPNALTPPKQTPEWVKFCKNLFGGFALLLWIGAILCFIAYSILASTVEEPADDNLYLGIVLTAVVIVTGIFSYYQESKSSKIMESFKNMVPQFATVLREGEKLTLRAEDLVIGDVVEVKFGDRLPADIRIIEARNFKVDNSSLTGESEPQSRGPDFTHENPLETKNLAFFSTNAVEGTAKGVVISCGDHTVMGRIAGLASGLDTGETPIAKEIHHFIHLITGVAVFLGVTFFVIAFILGYHWLDAVIFLIGIIVANVPEGLLATVTVCLTLTAKRMASKNCLVKNLEAVETLGSTSTICSDKTGTLTQNRMTVAHMWFDNQIIEADTTEDQSGVQYDRTSPGFKALSRIATLCNRAEFKGGQEGVPILKKEVSGDASEAALLKCMELALGDVLSIRKRNKKVCEIPFNSTNKYQVSIHETEDPSDPRYLLVMKGAPERILERCSTIFINGKEKLMDEEMKEAFNNAYLELGGLGERVLGFCDFMLPSDKFPAGFKFNSDEVNFPCESLRFVGLMSMIDPPRAAVPDAVAKCRSAGIKVIMVTGDHPITAKAIAKSVGIISEGNETVEDIAQRLNIPVSEVNPREAKAAVVHGSELRDLSTDQIDEILRYHTEIVFARTSPQQKLIIVEGCQRMGAIVAVTGDGVNDSPALKKADIGVAMGIAGSDVSKQAADMILLDDNFASIVTGVEEGRLIFDNLKKSIAYTLTSNIPEISPFLAFILCDIPLPLGTVTILCIDLGTDMVPAISLAYEHAESDIMKRPPRDPFNDKLVNERLISMAYGQIGMIQAAAGFFVYFVIMAENGFLPLHLFGLRKGWDSKAVNDLTDSYGQEWTYRDRKTLEFTCHTAFFVSIVVVQWADLIICKTRRNSIFHQGMRNWALNFGLVFETILAAILSYTPGMDKGLRMFPLKFVWWLPALPFSLSIFVYDEIRRFYLRRNPGGWLEQETYY
- the LOC5575790 gene encoding sodium/potassium-transporting ATPase subunit alpha isoform X9, which translates into the protein MPPKKKGDNLDDLKQELDIDYHKITPEELYQRLQTHPENGLSHAKAKENLERDGPNALTPPKQTPEWVKFCKNLFGGFALLLWIGAILCFIAYSILASTVEEPADDNLYLGIVLTAVVIVTGIFSYYQESKSSKIMESFKNMVPQFATVLREGEKLTLRAEDLVIGDVVEVKFGDRLPADIRIIEARNFKVDNSSLTGESEPQSRGPDFTHENPLETKNLAFFSTNAVEGTAKGVVISCGDHTVMGRIAGLASGLDTGETPIAKEIHHFIHLITGVAVFLGVTFFVIAFILGYHWLDAVIFLIGIIVANVPEGLLATVTVCLTLTAKRMASKNCLVKNLEAVETLGSTSTICSDKTGTLTQNRMTVAHMWFDNQIIEADTTEDQSGVQYDRTSPGFKALSRIATLCNRAEFKGGQEGVPILKKEVSGDASEAALLKCMELALGDVLSIRKRNKKVCEIPFNSTNKYQVSIHETEDPSDPRYLLVMKGAPERILERCSTIFINGKEKLMDEEMKEAFNNAYLELGGLGERVLGFCDFMLPSDKFPAGFKFNSDEVNFPCESLRFVGLMSMIDPPRAAVPDAVAKCRSAGIKVIMVTGDHPITAKAIAKSVGIISEGNETVEDIAQRLNIPVSEVNPREAKAAVVHGSELRDLSTDQIDEILRYHTEIVFARTSPQQKLIIVEGCQRMGAIVAVTGDGVNDSPALKKADIGVAMGIAGSDVSKQAADMILLDDNFASIVTGVEEGRLIFDNLKKSIAYTLTSNIPEISPFLAFILCDIPLPLGTVTILCIDLGTDMVPAISLAYEHAESDIMKRPPRDPFNDKLVNERLISMAYGQIGMIQAAAGFFVYFVIMAENGFLPLHLFGLRKGWDSKAVNDLTDSYGQEWTYRDRKTLEFTCHTAFFVSIVVVQWADLIICKTRRNSIFHQGMRNWALNFGLVFETILAAILSYTPGMDKGLRMFPLKFVWWLPALPFSLSIFVYDEIRRFYLRRNPGGWLEQETYY